The genomic interval AATGACAAATACCGCAGAAAAGAATTTCAATTTGAACATCATCTCCACCTGGCTCACGTCGTTTTATAGTGGCAGGTGTAAGAGATGATTCTGGTCCTGCAGCTGAATAAGCCTTTGATTCATACTGTCCGGTAGACTTTGAGACAAATTGAGTTGTTGACATGAATTGATAATATCATTGTTGATATAAAATCATTTTCCATTCAAATGTTCTTCTTCTTGACATGAAAGATAACTAGCAATATTAGATTTAGATCGTGAATAAGTAGTTACTTACGAACAAAACAAGTTATAGATTGTATTAGTGCTAAAAATGTCAATTACCCGAAATAGGCACTTATTTTTCATTTTATCTGACACGAGTTTGAATTCTATTTTTGATATATTTATGTACTTGCCCATAAAGTATACTCGAAATCAACCCAACTATTGCTCCAATGGCTAGAGTTGACGGAAACACAAACGAAAAAGAATTTACAAAAACTGGGATAATATCAACCAACGTTGTAAAACCCATGTTTGTAAGATTCAAAGGCATTAGATAATTTCCTAGAGCAAGAGGTAATAATGGGAATCCAATCACATAAAATAACGAGCCGGCTGTAGCACCAACCAATATCGATCTATTCTTCAGAAAAGATATCTTTCTCAAAAATGGCAACTTACCATAGTTTAGGAGATCAATGAATATGAGTGGTACTGCAGACAATAAATAATACGGTAAAAAGGCCGAAAGTTCTTGCGAAGGCAGAATGTTCGTGAAAGCAGTCAGTATAACTATGCCTATGCCTACTAAACTTGTATATCCGAATTTTTTGAAAATATCAATAGTTAGGAGGATAATACATGAATTGATCAACGGTAAAAAGATCAAAGCTAGTAGAGATTCTAAGAGAGGAGGGAGGTTAAAATTGAATACCTCACCATTAGAAATGGGTAAGGAAAAAATGTAAACATACGTGATCAAGTTGACCCATAGTGCAATAAACCCAATTACAAGAAGCATGCGATTTACTACACTATAATATTGATCTTTTAGATGAGAACTTATTCTAATCAGACCCATTACTGTCCCTATTGAATTGACAAGCATCCCGGTTATCAACAACAAATGTGTGGGACTGAGAAATCCATCAACTCCAAATATTTCATGCCATATAAAATCACTTGGTCCAGAAATAATTGATAATGCCGATCCTATTATTAAGAATTTGAAAGAAAAGGAAAGAGGATCTTTTCGGATTTCATAATTCCCAATCAATATATAAGCGGCAACAACAGCAGATATAGACAAAAGTAATATCCCCCCATATAACAAAGTGTGTGAAGGAGTGAAGAAGGTTTCTGGTTTTAATAACAAATGAGATGTCACATCCCAATTGCCCCCAACAATTTGAAGAATTGAACCCACTGTTGCTGTACACAATAATAGAAAACAACCATGCAATGCTTGTTTACTCAAAAATGGGCTCGAAAACATATACATTATGTCATCCTTTCACATATAAGCATTACTGACCAGTCAGTCATAATAGCAGTGAAAGAAAATTCTAAAATATCCAAATAGAAAAAGATCGATTTAAAAGAAATATTCAAAAAAAACGTATTTTGATACTAATGAAATTACGAACGCCTAAGCAGTAGTATCTCTACAAAGGTTATTCCACTTGGCTATACCTGAGTAGTATTTATAACGTCAGTAATCTTTTGCTTTACTAGTATATAATTACATATAAAAGAAACTAATCATCTGTTGCACTCTAAATCTCATAATCTCGTTTGAATGATGGAACAAAGTCAATTATGTTATCATACTTTCTCACAAAATCATTACCTTTAGGAGTTGCCAAAAATCTTTGTTGTTTTTCATCGAATATCAATAAATCAAGTCTAATTAGGTCGGCCAGATAATGATTGAGGCGCCTATATGAACTATAATAACTAAGTTTATTTTTAGTTTGATATTTGCCAATACAGCTTTTGACAATCAAGTAAAAAATCTGACACTTGTCACGATACTTTGTTTTGCCTCTGTCTCTTCCTTCGACCAACAACCGAATTTCGTTATCAATGTAAATGTGGGCAAATTAACCAAGGTATAAAAAAAAATGTACTTAATGGTAAAAATTATTCTCTAGTTTTTTCAATTAATTAAATAAGATTATTAGTGTTTGAGATGACTATTTTAAGTTTAGGATTATGATACTGAAAACTTTTTTTTAAAAAAATCAGGTGTAATAAAATGAGCAGTTCGAAGGTCAGAATAATTTTAGACTCAAGGGATGATAAGTATTTTGTTATCACATTTTGCCTATAACTTTTTTCTTCCGCCTATCCTTGATCAACCAGTAAGTGATGAGTATAATTCCAAATATTGGAAACGAAGAAATAAACAAGTAAGGAAATATTGCTAAAAGAGTTGATGGTTCAAAAATATTCAACAATATATTTACAAAAATCCCGGTATTTATTTTATGGTTTAATTCTATATCAATCTAATTTCATGATATTTCAAGAGCCATCAAATTTGCATCTTCACCATCTCTATAATAGGACTTTAAAATAGATTTGGTTTGAAAACCGAGTTTTTGATATAGCGAAATTGCTGAAATATTACTAGTTCTAACCTCTAGATATATCTCATCACCTTTTCTAAATGATATCCCATTAATTCCCTCTATCATTAGCGCTTCCCCAATATTTTTGCCCCTATGTTCTTGAAGTAATGCTATCGACACTACATGACCCTTCTTAACGAATCCCAATTTTCTAAAATTTGAAAAACCAAATTCCAATTTGCACATGATATACCCCACTACTCGGTTGTCGATTTCAGCAATTATGAACGCTTCCGGAATTTCGCGCAAGAGGGATTCAAAAAAATATTCTGTATAATGCTCGGGTAAAGTTTTCAGATTTATTTCAATGACAGAATTTAGATCTTCATATGCACATCTACGTATATTGTATCCGTTAACTCTCCGTAATGCTATCTGCAAACAATTTATAATATTTGAAACAAAATATTTAAATTTATCAAGGTATTGATCCGGCTGTACAATGTTGGATGGGTTAAAATATTCATAATTAAAAGGAATCGAATTTAATTATTATGATTTATACAAATCTAGAAGAGGGAAAAAAGGCCATTCTAGTTACTTACCCTACTAAATTCGCAGTCACTGAGGCATTAGAACTAGCTGAGTCTGCTGGTTATACCATTGTGAGAACCGTATCTCAGAAAAACATCACTAGATCCAGGTTTGGAATCGGGAAGGGAAAGGCAGAAGAAGTGAAAGATATTGCTGCAGAATTGAAAATAGATGTAATAATTTTTGATGAAATATTGAAACCTAGTCAACAATACAACTTGGCAAGACTTTGTAAAGTGGATGTAGTAGATAGAGAGAAATTGATACTGGAGATATTTTTAGATCGGGCTACAACTAATGAATCAAAAATACAAGTGAAATTGGCTCATCTAAAATATGATATCGTCAGAGTAAAAGAGAAAACAAGGTTGGCAAAATTAGGAGAGCAACCCGGTTTTTATGGACTCGGAAAGTACGATGCAGACATCCATTTACTAGATATAAAGCGCCGTACTACTCTGTTAAAGAAAAAACTAAAGTTAGAGGAGAAAAAAAGAGCACTTCATAGAGTGCAAAGGCTCAGCAGCAATTTACCACTAATAGCCCTAGCAGGCTATACTTCTGCAGGGAAAACTACATTGTTTAATTTGCTATCAGAAGAGAAAAAAAATACCAGTGAAACTGTCTTTACTACTTTAACTACCTATACCCGTTCTTTCCTCATTGAAGATAGAAAAGTTTTGATCTCCGATACTATTGGGTTTATTAGCAGATTACCTCCTTACATGATAGAAGCTTTCAAATCCACTTTGTCAGAGCTAAATTATGCAGATGTCATATTATTGGTAATTGATTTTAGTGAAGACTCTTTTGCTATAAGAAAAAAATTCAAGAGCTCTTTGGAAATATTATCAAGATTGGAACTTCCTCTTGACAAATGCATACTAGTCTTAAATAAAATAGACAGAGTGAAGAGTAACGAAATAAAGGAAAAGTTAAGTGATTTAGTAATAACAAGAGGCATGAGTCAAGTTGTTTCCATCTCTGCGGAATTGGGATACAATATACCAAAGTTAAGAAAAATGATTGAGGACAGAATTAAGGCTCCCTGAATTTCTGGAAATCCACTATGCCTTATCAAACCCATCGAAAAGGTTAAAGGGAATAGAGTTTGAATCATAAGAAATATTTGGATAAAAACAGTCAATTTTTTGAATTTGAGTGGTACCTCAGAGATCTCCTTTTTAGGTCAAATGACAATACTTCTGCAGAATTTTGCAAAATGTTTGAGACTAGGGAAATAGTCAGTATACTCCATGAAAAATATCTTAGATACAGAACATGGAAAGTTGACCAAATTGGCTCGACCTTATCGAATGTTTTGCCTATACTGCAGAAGAGCGGCGCGATTGTCTATGAGCCAGCCATCGGAATTATACAGTTAATTTCAAAACTGGACCGCAAGCAATGTTCTTTATGTTTTTATATCAATTGTCTAGGATCAGAAGAACCAAAGTTGTGTTTACGATGTGGATCTGATAAATTAGTTGAATTCCCAAAGCCTAAGAAACTTTAATTATTTATTTAATTTATTTAGACATATCTAATAGATTAATTAGTAGGAGTGTCTGAATTAATTGCAGTATACGGGACTATATTATGTCTTTATCAAATCGAATGCATGGACTAAAACCTATAGTAAATAAAGGCTTAGAATGGATGTATATTGATCAACCAACTAGGGAGAAATTGGACACATTAGCAAAGAAATATCCATTACATGAGTTAAACATAGAGGACTGTTTATCCAAAAATCAATTACCCAAAATTGATCGATATGATGATCATGTATTCATAATCTTGCAATTCCCTACAACGCAGAAAGAAAAGACATCACCCAGGTTTAGTCAACTCTCATTATTCATTGGTCGTGATTTCTTGATCTCCATTCATCAAGGAGATCTTAAACCATTATCTGAACTATTTCAAGCTTGTAGTATAGACAAGGGAAAAAATAAACAAAATATAATGGGAAATTCTCCCGGATATTTACTACATTCAATCCTAGATGTTCTAGTCGACGACTTGCTTCACATATTAATGAAAGTAATTGGAAACCTAGATGATATTGAAGATGCCGTATTCGATGATAAGGTTGCGGTTGCAAAAGAAATCTCAATTTTGAGAAGAGAGATTACAACTCTGCGTAGAATTGTTGTACCTTTAAAAAGGATCATGTTGGAAATAATATCTAGAGATGTGAGAAAATTTTCTACAAATGTAGAAGAAGAGGATTTGATATCTTACTTTAATGATATCAATGATCACGTGTCAAAAGTACTTGAGGCATTGGATGAATCAAAAGAAACAATTGAAATATACAAAGATACCGATCACATGTTAAGTAGCGAAAAGACAAACAAGATCTTAAGTTTCTTAACTATCTTATTTACCTTATCAATCCCCGTAACAGTAGTTGGAACATTTTTCGGAATGAATATTATTATTCCAGGTAGCGTCAACTTCAGTTACGATTTATATGATTTTATGCCGTTGATAATTACAATATGCTTTTCTGTCGGCTCCGTCATAATAATGCTATACTATTTTAGGAAATTGGGATGGATGAATAACCTTACGAAATAGGTAATTCAAATACTTTTTTGGTTTGAGCATCATCTTGTAGTCACTATAGTTTGTTCAATGATTTCAATATATTTTTATAATACAATATTATTGGATTATTTAATGCAAAAAAAGGCAATCATAGCATCGGTTTTTATTTTTGTAGCAATCATGGTAAGTTTTGGTTTTGGCAATGCTATAGGACAGAATACTACCTCAATGTATTCCAATAATACTGAAACCATTGAAGAATTCGAACAAATCGAGGGCAATAACACCCAAGTTTTTGAAAATGATACCAACATCAGCAATCCTACTAACAATCTAGAAGATAGTCTCGCCATTAATGAAAACGAGAGTAATTAAAATCTCTTTTTTTGTTCGGAATTAGAGAATATATTGCCCTAAACCTTTGTAATCCAAGATAAAATATTTTCATTTACTTTGCTAGAAATCTTGCTTAATTTATCCATTACTATTAATGGTTCTTTTGTATCCAACAACTTTTGTATTATGTCAAAAGCCCAGATAGTTTGAGATCTGGTAGAAATCAACTCATTGCCTTCAATCTTTTGATTAAACATTTTCCTAATTGCAATGTGCGAAAAATTTTGACCGGGAATCGCTCCATGAACGTGTAGGACATGAGGCCGAACTATTACGATCCCCCCAGTCTTAAGATATTTGATGTTAAACTCCTCCCAACATAGATCTGTCAATACTGTAGATGGCTTGAGAACAAATTCACCTATAATACCATTACCAGATATAGGTATCAATATTTGCTCTGATTCATGATAATGTACTGTGGTTAATGACCCGTTAACGAATTCAACAAAGTATGCCTCTTGTTCTTGACTATTAGATTCGTTGAACACTTCTCTCATGATCACCTTTCCATCAAAATACGAAGGATTAACTTCCCTGATTTGAGAGTCATAGAGATTTTTTTGGATCATACCCGTAGTTAGACTATCAAGAATTTAATCTAATAGGATTTGGGGCGAGTTAGAAGGCAAAGATGAACAAAAAGATGGATTTCAATAGTGTTTATCTAGGATCCAAATAAGTTACTAACTAACCATTGACTTTTCATCCATCTCCATAAGAAAATAATTGAAGAAATTTGATGCAAATAAAATCAAATATCCAAATTGTAAATGTGAGTTTTGAAAATCAGATGCAAAGTCTTTACAAAGTTACCAAAAATTGCCCTTATCTGAGC from Candidatus Nitrosocosmicus hydrocola carries:
- a CDS encoding winged helix-turn-helix domain-containing protein, giving the protein MVEGRDRGKTKYRDKCQIFYLIVKSCIGKYQTKNKLSYYSSYRRLNHYLADLIRLDLLIFDEKQQRFLATPKGNDFVRKYDNIIDFVPSFKRDYEI
- a CDS encoding GNAT family N-acetyltransferase, which encodes MQIALRRVNGYNIRRCAYEDLNSVIEINLKTLPEHYTEYFFESLLREIPEAFIIAEIDNRVVGYIMCKLEFGFSNFRKLGFVKKGHVVSIALLQEHRGKNIGEALMIEGINGISFRKGDEIYLEVRTSNISAISLYQKLGFQTKSILKSYYRDGEDANLMALEIS
- the hflX gene encoding GTPase HflX; translated protein: MIYTNLEEGKKAILVTYPTKFAVTEALELAESAGYTIVRTVSQKNITRSRFGIGKGKAEEVKDIAAELKIDVIIFDEILKPSQQYNLARLCKVDVVDREKLILEIFLDRATTNESKIQVKLAHLKYDIVRVKEKTRLAKLGEQPGFYGLGKYDADIHLLDIKRRTTLLKKKLKLEEKKRALHRVQRLSSNLPLIALAGYTSAGKTTLFNLLSEEKKNTSETVFTTLTTYTRSFLIEDRKVLISDTIGFISRLPPYMIEAFKSTLSELNYADVILLVIDFSEDSFAIRKKFKSSLEILSRLELPLDKCILVLNKIDRVKSNEIKEKLSDLVITRGMSQVVSISAELGYNIPKLRKMIEDRIKAP
- a CDS encoding magnesium transporter CorA family protein, whose translation is MSLSNRMHGLKPIVNKGLEWMYIDQPTREKLDTLAKKYPLHELNIEDCLSKNQLPKIDRYDDHVFIILQFPTTQKEKTSPRFSQLSLFIGRDFLISIHQGDLKPLSELFQACSIDKGKNKQNIMGNSPGYLLHSILDVLVDDLLHILMKVIGNLDDIEDAVFDDKVAVAKEISILRREITTLRRIVVPLKRIMLEIISRDVRKFSTNVEEEDLISYFNDINDHVSKVLEALDESKETIEIYKDTDHMLSSEKTNKILSFLTILFTLSIPVTVVGTFFGMNIIIPGSVNFSYDLYDFMPLIITICFSVGSVIIMLYYFRKLGWMNNLTK